A part of Trueperaceae bacterium genomic DNA contains:
- a CDS encoding response regulator transcription factor, producing MPSDGPRGGAAPVRVLIADDHPLFRMGLSLALKADGFEVVAEAENGRQAVERARQLQPDVVLLDVRMPEQDGIAACRAITTAAGAPVVVMLTTFEEPAVVEAARSAGARAYLSKETSPRELARMLRNILAEPQRDWLPEVALPELTPRESQALALMARGLSNKAIAAELGISPDTVKDYLENVYRKLDVRDRVSAVRRAAELGLVDR from the coding sequence ATGCCGTCTGACGGACCACGAGGGGGCGCGGCGCCGGTGAGGGTGCTGATAGCGGACGACCACCCGCTCTTCCGCATGGGCCTCTCCCTGGCCCTCAAGGCCGACGGTTTCGAGGTCGTGGCCGAGGCCGAGAACGGCAGGCAGGCCGTGGAGCGCGCGCGGCAGCTCCAGCCGGACGTCGTGCTGCTCGACGTCAGGATGCCCGAGCAGGACGGCATCGCGGCCTGCAGGGCCATCACGACCGCCGCCGGCGCGCCTGTCGTAGTGATGCTCACGACCTTCGAGGAGCCCGCGGTGGTGGAGGCGGCCAGGTCGGCGGGCGCGCGCGCCTACCTGTCGAAGGAGACGAGCCCACGCGAGCTGGCGCGCATGCTGCGCAACATCCTCGCCGAGCCGCAGCGCGATTGGCTCCCGGAGGTGGCCCTGCCGGAGCTGACGCCGCGCGAGTCGCAGGCCCTCGCGCTGATGGCGCGCGGCTTGAGCAACAAGGCGATCGCCGCGGAACTAGGCATCAGCCCGGACACGGTCAAGGACTACCTCGAGAACGTCTACCGCAAGCTCGACGTGCGCGACCGCGTCAGCGCCGTCAGGCGCGCGGCCGAGCTCGGGCTCGTGGACCGCTGA
- a CDS encoding type II secretion system GspH family protein produces MTREALAAPARTTVAGARAKPEAAKALPAGRAAGFTLVEVLVAFAVMAAAGGALLGLQAGSSRALRAAEQLHVAVALARNELALQRLLVGAESGPCSTAVAGPGWVCEVERTCAAGPLGPCALLGLRVVVGASGGREYELRGVAFPALEGLP; encoded by the coding sequence ATGACTCGGGAGGCGCTCGCGGCCCCGGCTCGCACGACCGTCGCAGGAGCCCGGGCGAAGCCGGAGGCGGCCAAGGCGTTGCCTGCGGGCCGTGCTGCCGGGTTCACCCTCGTCGAGGTGCTCGTAGCCTTCGCCGTCATGGCCGCGGCGGGCGGGGCGTTGCTTGGCCTGCAGGCCGGCTCCTCCAGGGCGTTACGGGCCGCCGAGCAGCTCCACGTCGCGGTCGCGCTCGCTCGCAACGAACTCGCTCTGCAGCGCCTGCTCGTGGGTGCCGAGAGCGGACCGTGCAGTACCGCCGTAGCCGGTCCCGGGTGGGTCTGCGAGGTCGAGCGCACCTGCGCGGCCGGGCCCCTCGGGCCGTGCGCGCTGCTGGGGTTGCGGGTCGTGGTCGGTGCGTCTGGCGGCCGGGAGTACGAGCTACGCGGCGTAGCGTTCCCGGCGTTGGAGGGGCTGCCGTGA
- the scpB gene encoding SMC-Scp complex subunit ScpB — protein MSASASQTHALLCAALLATGRPVAVRELKTLLGLSEEAVEREVNGLREALARAGLGLVVEHVAGGYRLVVDPALVPALASLLSPPPLPQLSQAALETLALVAYHQPVTRGELEAARGASCSSTLETLQERELVHVIGQKDVVGKPLLYATTPRFLLEFGLGSLADLPPVEENAPSNFLRG, from the coding sequence GTGAGCGCAAGCGCAAGCCAAACGCACGCCCTCCTGTGCGCCGCCCTGTTGGCCACGGGTCGGCCCGTCGCCGTACGCGAACTGAAGACCCTCCTGGGCCTCAGCGAGGAGGCCGTGGAGCGCGAGGTGAACGGCTTGCGGGAGGCCCTGGCGCGAGCCGGTCTCGGGCTCGTCGTCGAGCACGTCGCCGGCGGTTACCGGCTGGTCGTCGACCCGGCGCTCGTGCCTGCGCTGGCGAGCCTCCTCTCGCCGCCTCCGCTGCCCCAACTCAGTCAGGCGGCGCTCGAGACGCTGGCGCTCGTCGCGTACCACCAGCCCGTGACGAGGGGGGAGCTGGAGGCCGCGCGCGGCGCGTCGTGCTCCTCGACCCTAGAGACGCTGCAGGAGCGCGAGCTCGTCCACGTGATCGGACAGAAGGATGTCGTCGGCAAGCCGCTCCTGTACGCCACGACCCCGCGGTTCCTGCTCGAGTTCGGCCTGGGGTCGCTCGCCGACCTGCCGCCCGTGGAGGAGAACGCGCCGAGCAACTTCCTGCGCGGCTGA
- a CDS encoding aldehyde dehydrogenase family protein, with product MREFGLYIGGRWREATGGGHFDAIDPASGQAVATVALGTPEDVDLAVAAAAAATKEWQALAPRERAAALRRMADALLAETDDLARLETLDAGGTLAYSVITVRDIAARRFEYFAGLADKLTGEQLPVRDGYHVYTVREPLGVTAHIVPWNGPLWEASRSLAPALAAGNAAIIKPAQDALLGAMRLGEIAKAAGLPDGLVNVVPGPGATVGEALLAHPGVHGVTFTGSVAVGRRVMERAAGTLKRLVLELGGNAANIVFPDADLDAAVAGSIAAAFSNAGQICVAGPRLLVHEDVLPEFTELFLESVARLSVGPGLEDHDITPVVSERHMRYVLDMISAGRAEGARLLTGGARVTDGALANGYFVAPTVFDRVDSRMRIAREEVFGPVVTIQGFATEDEAVALANDTEYGLANGMWTNDLARAHRVAARLQSGQVYVNEWFCGDVSCPAGGYKLSGFGREEGQQAVDNYLQLKSVRMRVG from the coding sequence ATGAGAGAGTTCGGACTGTACATCGGAGGCCGGTGGCGGGAAGCGACCGGCGGCGGCCACTTCGACGCCATCGACCCCGCTTCGGGGCAGGCGGTGGCCACCGTCGCGCTCGGCACGCCCGAAGACGTCGACCTGGCGGTAGCCGCGGCGGCGGCGGCTACCAAGGAGTGGCAGGCACTGGCGCCACGCGAACGCGCCGCGGCACTGCGCCGCATGGCGGACGCCCTCCTGGCCGAGACGGACGACCTGGCCAGGCTCGAGACCCTCGACGCGGGCGGCACCCTCGCGTACTCCGTGATCACGGTCCGCGACATCGCGGCACGGCGCTTCGAGTACTTCGCCGGCCTCGCCGACAAGCTGACGGGCGAGCAGCTCCCCGTGAGGGACGGCTACCACGTCTACACGGTGCGCGAGCCGCTCGGGGTCACCGCCCACATCGTGCCTTGGAACGGTCCGCTCTGGGAGGCGTCGCGAAGCCTGGCGCCGGCGCTCGCGGCCGGCAATGCCGCGATCATCAAACCCGCCCAGGACGCCCTGCTGGGCGCCATGAGGCTCGGCGAGATCGCGAAGGCGGCCGGACTGCCCGACGGTCTCGTCAACGTCGTGCCGGGCCCCGGCGCGACCGTCGGGGAGGCCCTGCTCGCTCACCCGGGCGTCCACGGCGTCACGTTCACCGGCTCCGTCGCCGTTGGGCGAAGGGTCATGGAGCGCGCCGCAGGGACCCTCAAGCGGCTCGTGCTCGAGCTCGGCGGCAACGCCGCGAACATCGTCTTCCCCGACGCCGACCTTGACGCGGCCGTTGCCGGCAGCATCGCAGCGGCCTTCTCCAACGCCGGCCAGATCTGCGTAGCGGGACCGCGCCTCCTCGTGCACGAGGACGTCCTGCCCGAGTTCACGGAGCTGTTCCTCGAGAGCGTCGCGCGGCTCAGCGTCGGACCCGGCCTGGAAGACCACGACATCACGCCGGTGGTCTCCGAGCGCCACATGCGCTACGTCCTCGACATGATCTCGGCGGGCAGGGCCGAGGGCGCGAGGTTGCTGACGGGCGGCGCCCGCGTCACGGACGGTGCGCTGGCGAACGGCTACTTCGTGGCGCCGACGGTCTTCGACCGCGTCGACAGCCGTATGCGCATCGCCCGCGAGGAGGTCTTCGGCCCCGTGGTCACCATCCAGGGGTTCGCGACGGAGGACGAGGCCGTGGCGCTGGCCAACGACACCGAGTACGGCCTGGCGAACGGCATGTGGACGAACGACCTCGCACGGGCCCACCGCGTGGCGGCACGGCTGCAGTCCGGCCAGGTCTACGTGAACGAGTGGTTCTGCGGCGACGTCTCGTGCCCGGCGGGCGGCTACAAGCTCAGCGGCTTCGGTCGCGAGGAGGGGCAGCAAGCGGTCGACAACTACTTGCAGCTCAAGAGCGTCCGCATGCGGGTCGGCTGA
- a CDS encoding FGGY-family carbohydrate kinase has protein sequence MTGDLYLGVDLGTSSLKLGVFDASGAELAGGRATYPLLSARPGWAEQSADDWWRAFEDALAQARRAVDLARVRAVCVVAQSPTVVPVDAEGRALRPAITWADRRATAEAAWLGDKVGTPVRVEFEALPRIMWLKRNEPEVYERTAAFLQAYDYLPFRLTGSAVTAYPHPRLRQWTPERLEAAELDQAKFPATAVPPGVIVGQVAPLVCAELGLAPGCLVASGTVDAFAHWIGVDATEQGRLCNIGGTSEGVSLCWPDPIPDPRFRVFGIPSPFGNGWLVGGSMSNGGSALDWALAAWQPGADRETLLGAVASVPPGAEGLVMLPYLLGERTPVYSADARGALVGLGSQHRGEHVTRAVLEGVAFGIRGVIDVLEELGASVDSLATSGGTARVGVWNQIKADVTGRPVLVPRVKDSGVMGAAILAKAADTGAPLAAVARALVRFERTYEPNRADAAVYDDLYPVFRELYPALTGAFGRLAQFRRR, from the coding sequence GTGACCGGCGATCTCTACCTCGGTGTCGACCTGGGGACGAGTAGCCTCAAGCTCGGCGTCTTCGACGCCTCCGGCGCCGAGTTGGCCGGCGGCAGGGCGACCTACCCCCTGCTGTCGGCCAGGCCGGGTTGGGCCGAGCAGAGCGCGGACGACTGGTGGCGCGCGTTCGAGGACGCCCTCGCTCAGGCGCGACGGGCCGTCGACCTGGCGCGGGTGCGCGCCGTCTGCGTCGTGGCGCAGAGCCCCACCGTCGTGCCCGTTGACGCCGAGGGTCGGGCTCTCAGGCCGGCCATCACGTGGGCCGACCGCAGAGCGACCGCCGAGGCGGCCTGGCTCGGCGACAAAGTGGGCACGCCCGTCAGGGTGGAGTTCGAAGCGCTCCCGCGCATCATGTGGCTCAAGCGCAACGAGCCGGAAGTGTACGAGCGGACCGCCGCGTTCCTGCAGGCCTACGACTACCTGCCGTTCCGTCTGACGGGCTCGGCCGTCACCGCCTACCCGCACCCGCGCCTCCGGCAGTGGACGCCGGAGCGGCTCGAGGCCGCGGAGCTCGACCAGGCGAAGTTCCCAGCCACGGCCGTCCCACCCGGCGTGATCGTGGGTCAGGTCGCGCCGCTGGTCTGCGCCGAGCTAGGCCTGGCGCCAGGCTGCCTGGTGGCGTCGGGCACGGTGGACGCCTTCGCCCACTGGATCGGCGTCGACGCCACCGAGCAGGGCCGGTTGTGCAACATCGGCGGCACCTCGGAAGGGGTGTCGCTCTGCTGGCCCGACCCGATCCCCGACCCGCGCTTCCGGGTGTTCGGCATCCCCAGTCCCTTCGGCAACGGTTGGCTGGTCGGCGGCTCGATGTCCAACGGCGGCAGCGCCCTCGACTGGGCGCTGGCCGCGTGGCAGCCGGGCGCGGACCGCGAGACCCTGCTCGGCGCCGTCGCGTCGGTGCCGCCCGGTGCCGAGGGCCTCGTCATGCTCCCCTACCTGCTCGGCGAGCGCACGCCCGTCTACTCGGCGGACGCCAGAGGTGCGCTCGTGGGGCTGGGCAGCCAGCACCGCGGCGAGCACGTCACGCGCGCCGTGTTGGAGGGCGTCGCCTTCGGGATCCGCGGCGTGATCGACGTGTTGGAGGAGCTCGGCGCCTCTGTCGACTCGCTGGCGACCAGCGGCGGCACGGCGCGCGTCGGGGTCTGGAACCAGATCAAGGCCGATGTCACGGGCCGACCCGTGCTCGTGCCGCGGGTGAAGGACTCAGGGGTCATGGGCGCCGCCATCCTCGCCAAGGCGGCGGACACGGGCGCGCCGTTGGCCGCCGTCGCGCGAGCCCTCGTGCGCTTCGAGCGCACCTACGAACCGAACCGGGCCGACGCGGCCGTGTACGACGACCTCTATCCGGTGTTCCGGGAACTGTACCCGGCGCTGACGGGCGCGTTCGGCCGCCTGGCGCAGTTCAGACGCCGGTAG
- a CDS encoding prepilin-type N-terminal cleavage/methylation domain-containing protein has product MSLPALGHGWPAGRGRLGGAAATPRRPRPTLEGGFTLVEMLVALALGALLLGLVGALLTGGRRHGAATEAAVDAAATLRLAAELLREELRLTGAAPWPTPGAVPDVPDVEGWLATPLTLVVSAAGSVVGARYVDHRLADGPVARDLTFEAAPDGAGEPQLYRRQAGSPRQPLVAGIDRLTVLEVIAASGVGLPPEAADGGEVAALLIELGVGHVSARVVVELPAKPLVAVVAR; this is encoded by the coding sequence GTGAGTCTCCCGGCGCTCGGCCACGGCTGGCCCGCCGGGCGCGGACGCTTGGGAGGGGCCGCCGCCACGCCGCGCCGGCCACGCCCGACCCTAGAGGGCGGTTTCACCCTCGTCGAGATGCTCGTGGCACTGGCGCTCGGCGCGCTCCTCCTCGGACTGGTCGGCGCGCTGCTGACGGGAGGGAGGCGCCACGGCGCCGCTACCGAGGCCGCGGTGGACGCGGCCGCCACGCTACGGTTGGCCGCCGAGCTGCTCCGCGAGGAGCTCCGCCTCACGGGCGCCGCGCCGTGGCCCACCCCGGGGGCCGTGCCGGACGTCCCGGATGTCGAGGGTTGGCTCGCCACCCCGCTCACGCTCGTCGTGTCGGCGGCCGGTAGCGTCGTAGGCGCGCGCTACGTCGACCACCGCCTGGCCGACGGCCCCGTGGCCCGCGACCTCACCTTCGAGGCCGCGCCCGACGGAGCCGGCGAACCGCAGCTATACCGGCGCCAGGCCGGCTCGCCGCGCCAACCGCTCGTGGCCGGGATCGACCGGTTGACGGTGCTCGAGGTCATCGCTGCCTCGGGAGTCGGTCTGCCGCCCGAGGCAGCCGACGGGGGGGAGGTGGCCGCTCTACTCATCGAGCTCGGTGTCGGTCATGTCAGCGCCCGGGTCGTCGTGGAGCTGCCGGCCAAGCCGTTGGTCGCGGTGGTGGCGCGGTGA
- a CDS encoding GspH/FimT family pseudopilin, whose protein sequence is MSFLVGQVAGQEGRGRGGRPGPARATGGVLPPAGRTGAVRAGAIRAGAIRAGATPAYAARTGATLAELLLVIAVLGALASVALAVSRPSHTTRAARAVRSALLFGRAEAMWRGAAVSVTELPGAAGLVVRAAASEAAPCGAGDELFRVSLAEHAGVRLSRGLPRGIVWLPSGSGRSCEGGGVISATLELTDGRSTVAVVVSALGRARLEPR, encoded by the coding sequence ATGAGCTTCCTGGTAGGGCAAGTCGCGGGGCAAGAGGGGCGAGGGCGCGGTGGGCGGCCGGGGCCGGCCCGTGCGACCGGCGGCGTGCTACCACCTGCCGGCCGCACCGGGGCGGTCCGGGCGGGCGCCATCAGGGCGGGTGCCATCCGGGCGGGCGCCACGCCTGCCTACGCAGCCCGGACGGGCGCCACGTTGGCGGAGCTCCTGCTGGTGATCGCGGTCCTCGGGGCGCTCGCCTCCGTCGCCCTCGCCGTGAGCCGCCCGAGCCACACTACGCGCGCCGCCAGGGCCGTGCGCTCGGCGCTCCTGTTCGGGCGCGCGGAGGCCATGTGGCGCGGCGCGGCCGTCAGCGTCACGGAGCTGCCTGGCGCGGCCGGGCTGGTCGTGCGTGCGGCAGCGTCGGAGGCCGCGCCTTGCGGGGCCGGGGACGAGCTCTTCCGCGTGTCGCTCGCCGAGCACGCCGGCGTGCGGCTGAGCCGAGGCCTGCCGCGCGGCATCGTCTGGCTGCCGAGCGGCTCCGGCCGCAGCTGTGAGGGCGGCGGCGTCATCTCCGCCACGCTCGAGCTGACCGACGGCAGGTCCACCGTGGCCGTTGTCGTCTCGGCGCTCGGCAGGGCGCGCCTGGAGCCGCGATGA
- the aroB gene encoding 3-dehydroquinate synthase yields the protein MSDPRGGTAARSGPAGGGAAPGAAPDRTPTPSPAPVRAGGVAGSLEVVVAVAPHYTVSVGPDLLTSLLPARVGERRVALVTDARVAAHHARRVSTALAAAGKDVLELVVPAGEASKSLGEYARLLGELASVAFPRDGAVVALGGGVVGDLGGFVAASYMRGVAFYQAPTSLLAMVDASVGGKTGIDLPQGKNLVGAFWQPRTVIADVGTLATLPEREFRQGTVEAFKHALLAAPDLLPALTAGWGTDAATSVLTEVVARNVAVKAAVVAADEREQGVRAHLNLGHTLAHALEAASGHTFQHGDAVAYGLVFAALVARARGFADVLRPTLDLLGWVAPAPLPNRAFGEVRPFMARDKKVVDGRLRMVLLEEVGRAVVVADLREGELAAAWNELLEVTA from the coding sequence ATGAGCGATCCCCGAGGCGGTACGGCCGCGCGAAGCGGGCCGGCAGGCGGCGGCGCGGCACCTGGCGCCGCCCCCGACCGGACCCCGACGCCGAGCCCCGCGCCCGTGCGCGCGGGCGGCGTGGCAGGCAGCCTCGAGGTCGTCGTGGCGGTCGCGCCTCACTACACTGTCAGCGTCGGCCCCGACCTCCTCACCTCCCTCCTCCCCGCGCGCGTCGGCGAGCGGCGCGTGGCGCTCGTGACCGACGCGCGCGTGGCCGCTCATCACGCCCGGCGCGTCTCCACCGCCCTGGCCGCGGCCGGCAAGGACGTGCTAGAGCTCGTCGTCCCGGCGGGCGAGGCGAGCAAGTCCCTCGGGGAGTACGCCCGGCTCCTCGGGGAGCTCGCGAGCGTGGCCTTCCCGCGCGACGGTGCCGTCGTCGCGCTCGGCGGCGGCGTGGTGGGCGACCTCGGCGGCTTCGTGGCGGCGAGCTACATGCGCGGCGTCGCCTTCTATCAGGCGCCGACCTCGCTCCTCGCCATGGTGGACGCGAGCGTTGGCGGTAAGACCGGGATCGACTTGCCGCAAGGCAAGAACCTCGTCGGCGCCTTCTGGCAGCCGCGGACCGTGATCGCGGACGTCGGTACGCTCGCCACGCTACCCGAGCGCGAGTTCCGCCAGGGCACCGTCGAGGCGTTCAAGCACGCCCTTCTCGCCGCGCCCGACCTCCTCCCAGCCTTGACCGCCGGTTGGGGGACTGACGCGGCGACAAGCGTCCTCACCGAGGTCGTGGCGCGCAACGTGGCCGTCAAGGCCGCCGTCGTCGCGGCCGACGAACGGGAACAGGGCGTGCGCGCCCATCTCAACCTCGGTCACACGCTCGCGCACGCCCTCGAGGCCGCGAGCGGACACACGTTCCAGCACGGGGACGCGGTGGCCTACGGGCTCGTCTTCGCCGCGCTCGTCGCGCGCGCGCGAGGTTTCGCCGACGTGCTACGCCCCACCCTGGACCTCCTCGGCTGGGTCGCGCCCGCGCCGCTCCCCAACCGTGCCTTCGGCGAGGTCCGTCCGTTCATGGCGCGCGACAAGAAGGTAGTGGACGGCCGACTGCGGATGGTGCTCCTCGAGGAAGTCGGGCGAGCCGTGGTGGTCGCCGACCTGCGGGAAGGCGAGCTCGCAGCCGCCTGGAACGAGTTGCTGGAGGTCACGGCATGA
- a CDS encoding shikimate kinase, with amino-acid sequence MPNGHRHLPPERVVTWLAMAGFMGTGKSRIGWELSRRLQLTFIDTDRVIERVSCMRIPDLFELYGEKVFRDYETEVVRRCVRLDEVVISTGGGTVVRPENRAALKARGPVVLLTASPETVYRRTKRSHRPLLQHEDPMKRISELMAARSAAYQDAASFEVSTDGRPSAEVVEEIVARLQEWKSAHDGAAEDGDADGREEGA; translated from the coding sequence ATGCCGAACGGCCATCGCCACCTCCCGCCGGAGCGCGTCGTGACCTGGCTGGCCATGGCCGGCTTCATGGGGACCGGCAAGAGCCGCATCGGCTGGGAGCTGTCGCGGCGGCTGCAACTCACCTTCATCGACACCGACCGGGTCATAGAGCGCGTCAGTTGCATGCGCATCCCGGACCTGTTCGAGCTCTACGGCGAGAAGGTGTTCAGGGACTACGAGACCGAGGTGGTGCGCCGGTGCGTGCGCCTCGACGAGGTAGTCATCTCGACTGGCGGCGGCACGGTGGTGCGGCCCGAGAACCGCGCGGCGCTCAAGGCGCGCGGGCCGGTCGTCCTGCTGACCGCCAGCCCCGAGACCGTCTACCGGCGCACGAAGCGCAGCCACCGTCCGCTGCTCCAGCACGAGGACCCGATGAAGCGCATCAGCGAGCTCATGGCGGCGCGCTCGGCCGCCTACCAGGACGCCGCGTCGTTCGAGGTCTCCACGGACGGGCGTCCGTCGGCCGAGGTCGTCGAGGAGATCGTCGCGCGGCTGCAGGAGTGGAAGAGCGCGCACGACGGGGCGGCCGAGGACGGCGACGCCGACGGCAGGGAGGAAGGAGCATGA
- the aroQ gene encoding type II 3-dehydroquinate dehydratase: protein MILVLNGPNLNLLGKREPDVYGRSTLADLEARCSAVAAELGTAAVCRQSNHEGQLIDWLHGAADAGATGVVLNPGGFTHTSVALRDAIAAIAVPVVEVHLSNTAAREEFRHRSLVAAVCAGSIVGLGVAGYGLAIRFLAERHAG, encoded by the coding sequence ATGATCCTGGTGCTGAACGGTCCGAACCTCAACCTCCTCGGGAAGCGCGAGCCCGACGTGTACGGCCGCTCGACGCTCGCCGACCTCGAGGCCCGCTGCTCGGCCGTCGCCGCCGAGCTCGGCACGGCGGCCGTCTGCCGGCAGAGCAATCACGAGGGGCAGCTCATCGACTGGCTGCACGGCGCAGCCGACGCCGGGGCTACGGGCGTCGTCCTCAACCCGGGCGGGTTCACGCATACGAGCGTCGCGCTGCGCGACGCCATCGCCGCGATCGCCGTGCCCGTCGTCGAAGTGCACCTGAGCAACACGGCCGCGCGCGAGGAGTTCAGGCACCGCAGCCTGGTCGCCGCCGTGTGCGCCGGCAGCATCGTCGGCCTGGGCGTCGCCGGCTACGGGCTCGCCATCCGCTTCCTGGCCGAGCGTCACGCCGGCTAG
- the aroC gene encoding chorismate synthase, giving the protein MLRYLSAGETHGPALTVLLDGVPAGLPLVAADHVDPWLRRRQAGYGRGQRMLIEQDHATFRGGVRAGRTTGGPLSIEILNRDWANWQDVMGAEPGNEPRKRALTQPRPGHADLAGGVKYHHKDLRDVLERASARETASRVAAGAVSMRLLEELGVEACARVVSLGGVECDGGMRWDRLADLDASPLRTFDQSAEERIIDLIDSAKENGDTLGGVVEARFKGVPIGLGSVMQWDRKLDGKLAQAVMSIHSVKGFEVGDGWRASGLPGSQVHDAMTGGAERYGRASNRAGGLEGGMTNGEELVVRAAVKPIATLMKPLPTVDVLTHEPADAARERSDVTAVPAASIVVLAMAALTLADAFIDKFGGDTLDELRERLAAHRAYAAAY; this is encoded by the coding sequence ATGCTCAGGTACCTAAGCGCAGGCGAGACCCACGGCCCGGCACTCACGGTCCTCCTGGACGGGGTCCCTGCTGGGCTGCCCCTCGTGGCGGCGGACCACGTAGACCCTTGGCTGCGCCGCAGGCAGGCCGGTTACGGCCGCGGGCAGCGTATGCTCATCGAGCAGGACCACGCCACCTTCCGGGGCGGCGTCAGGGCCGGTCGCACGACGGGCGGTCCCCTCTCCATCGAGATCCTCAACCGCGACTGGGCCAACTGGCAGGACGTCATGGGCGCCGAGCCGGGCAACGAGCCGCGGAAGCGGGCCCTCACCCAGCCGCGCCCCGGGCATGCCGACCTCGCGGGTGGCGTCAAGTACCACCACAAGGACCTGCGCGACGTGTTGGAGCGCGCCTCGGCGCGCGAGACCGCCTCCCGGGTAGCAGCCGGCGCCGTCTCGATGCGGCTCCTGGAGGAGCTCGGCGTCGAGGCGTGCGCGCGCGTCGTGAGCCTGGGCGGCGTGGAGTGCGATGGCGGCATGCGTTGGGACCGCCTGGCCGACCTCGACGCCAGCCCGCTGCGGACCTTCGACCAGAGCGCCGAGGAGCGCATCATCGACCTCATCGACTCCGCCAAGGAGAACGGCGACACGCTCGGCGGCGTGGTCGAGGCGCGCTTCAAGGGCGTGCCCATCGGTCTGGGAAGCGTCATGCAGTGGGACCGCAAGCTGGACGGCAAGCTCGCGCAAGCCGTGATGAGCATCCACTCCGTCAAGGGGTTCGAGGTCGGCGACGGGTGGCGCGCGTCCGGCCTGCCCGGCAGCCAGGTGCACGACGCCATGACAGGCGGAGCCGAGCGTTACGGCCGCGCCTCCAACCGCGCCGGCGGGCTCGAGGGGGGCATGACGAACGGCGAGGAGCTCGTCGTACGCGCCGCCGTGAAGCCCATCGCCACGCTCATGAAACCCCTGCCGACCGTCGACGTGCTCACCCACGAGCCGGCCGACGCCGCGCGCGAACGCTCGGACGTCACGGCCGTGCCGGCCGCGTCGATCGTGGTCCTCGCCATGGCGGCCCTGACCTTGGCGGACGCCTTCATCGACAAGTTCGGTGGCGACACCCTGGACGAGCTGCGCGAGAGGCTCGCCGCTCACCGGGCTTACGCAGCCGCGTACTGA
- a CDS encoding zinc-binding dehydrogenase, with the protein MNASMRTATFYGAEDIRLEELRRPEPEPGKVLVKVTSTGICTFERRIFSGAQKHIPMPVIAGHEVAGRVVAAPADTGLGEGDKVALDLVYRCGRCYYCVRGMDNQCVRLFKEGLTWEGRHLMGGGFGEYVSVDPAKVFKVDESVPDHIAALAEPLGCVLHSFGKTTVGLGDAVAVIGAGTMGSLHVVLAKLQGCKVLVSDPDAERRAFAVERLGATAAVDPTTHDPVEAAKELTAGRGVNAVFVTAGVGAAAEQAIEMTGKYGTVVLYAASYPPAKIAVDWNRIHYNEIRIDGTESRTRDDVRRAVQLLPGLDLEPLVSRRIGLDDLPGELALGVPRGATQRVVVSMA; encoded by the coding sequence GTGAACGCTTCTATGAGAACGGCGACCTTCTACGGCGCCGAGGATATCCGCCTCGAGGAGCTCAGGCGCCCGGAGCCGGAGCCCGGCAAGGTCCTCGTCAAGGTCACGAGCACGGGCATCTGCACGTTCGAACGCCGCATCTTCAGCGGCGCGCAGAAGCACATCCCGATGCCGGTCATCGCGGGGCACGAGGTCGCCGGCCGCGTCGTCGCCGCTCCGGCGGACACCGGCCTCGGCGAAGGCGACAAGGTCGCCCTCGACCTCGTATACCGGTGCGGCCGCTGCTACTACTGCGTCCGCGGCATGGACAACCAGTGCGTGAGGCTCTTCAAGGAGGGTCTGACCTGGGAAGGCAGGCACCTGATGGGGGGTGGCTTCGGCGAGTACGTCTCGGTCGATCCGGCCAAGGTGTTCAAGGTCGACGAGTCCGTGCCCGATCACATCGCGGCCCTCGCGGAGCCTCTCGGCTGCGTGCTGCACAGCTTCGGCAAGACGACGGTCGGGCTCGGCGACGCCGTGGCCGTCATCGGCGCCGGCACCATGGGCTCGCTGCACGTCGTCCTCGCCAAGCTGCAAGGCTGCAAGGTGCTGGTCAGCGACCCGGACGCCGAGCGCCGCGCGTTCGCCGTGGAGCGGCTCGGCGCCACGGCGGCCGTCGACCCGACCACGCACGACCCCGTCGAGGCCGCCAAGGAGCTCACGGCGGGGCGCGGGGTGAACGCCGTGTTCGTGACGGCCGGGGTGGGAGCCGCCGCCGAGCAGGCCATCGAGATGACCGGCAAGTACGGCACCGTCGTGCTCTACGCGGCCAGCTACCCGCCGGCGAAGATCGCGGTCGACTGGAACCGTATCCACTACAACGAGATCCGTATCGACGGCACCGAGTCGCGCACGCGCGACGACGTGCGCAGGGCGGTCCAGCTCCTGCCGGGGCTCGACCTCGAGCCGCTCGTCTCGCGCCGCATCGGGCTGGACGACCTTCCCGGCGAGCTCGCCCTCGGCGTGCCGCGCGGCGCGACGCAGCGCGTCGTCGTGAGCATGGCGTAG